From the Paenibacillus sp. MMS20-IR301 genome, the window ATTGTTCCACCGCTCCCTTGGTACCGGCATAGATGCTGTAGGCCGGGAACATCAGACCGACGACCGAGGTGGAGAAATTAATGATCCGCCCTCCCTGCTCCAGATGGAAGAAAGCCTGCTGGCAGGAGAAGTAGGTTCCTTTAACGTTGATGGCGAACTGCTTGTCGAACTGCTCCTCGGTAGCCTCGCCAATCAGGGAATTCAGCATAATCCCCGCATTATTAACCACAATATCAATCTTTCCGTATAACGCCTTGGTATCCTTGAACAGCTGTTCAATCTGCGCAGGTTTGCTGATATCTGCCTGCAGGGCTGCGGCTGTTCCGCCTGCAGCCTGAATGGCCTGCACAGCTTCCTCAGCCTGCTTCGGGCTGTTAGAGTAGTTAATAATGACCGAAGCCCCCTGCTCCGCCAGCCTCCCGGCGACAGCCCGCCCGATTCCCCGTGATGATCCCGTAACTATAGCCACCTTGCCTTGCAGTGATAGTGTCATTCGTGTGTCCTCCTTAAGTTTATCGCGGTGAGAGTCCCTGCTCCAGCAGTGTCCAGAGCTGCCTGAATTGCTGCCTGATCTCCGGGCTGCGCCATTCATAGGCATGGGCCGGATGGTGGAAGCGGGCTGTGGCATAGAAGACAGAGCGCGCGAGTATCGCAGCATCCGTATTTCCCGTAATTTGCTGCTGTTCTATACCTCTATTGATAATCATGCTGATCTGGTCCAGAATCCGTCCGATATGTGCTTCGATCAGTCCGGCAGATTCCTCTGTGACGGCGGCGTACATTTTGAACATCTCGCTGTCCTGCGCGGCATATTGGTACTTAAGCTCAGAGAGCTCGGCCAGATATTTGCCCAGGTGCTCAAGAGCATTCTCCGGGACTGTCCCGGCGGTCTCGCTTAGCGGGGCTACGATCTTCTCCTCCAGCCAGCGTTCTGTCACAGCCTCCCTAAGAGCAGCTTTGCTGGGAAAATGCCTGTATAGCGTTCCGTGGCTTACGCCCAGCAGTTTGGCTACATCCGTAACCGAGGCCTTGTCCGGCCCGTACCTGCGCAAGGTTTGCTCTGCGGCATTCAGTATTTCGGTTTTGCTCAAAAAAGGTCCTGATTTATTCACGGATTAAATCCCCTTCCTGTGAAAAAAGTCTAGCATAAACAGAAACAAATAACAAATAATATTATTTGTCATTTGTTTCTTGGACTGGCTTGAGAATATTCGTACTCCTAAATTAACGGGTTATCTGATTAATTCAGCCAGCAGGGCAATTCCGCGCTCCAGCTCTGCCGGGGAGGCGTAGGCGTACGAGAGCCTGAGATGACGGGCATCGCTGCGGTCATAGAGGTCGCCTGTGTTGAGCAGCAATCCGGCCTGGAGTGCTGCCGTGAAGAGCTTGCGCGGAGCCGCGGGACGGTGCAGGGTCAGCCAGATATAGAAGCCCCCGGCCGGAATATTCCAGCTGGCAAGACCCGTGCAGTGAACGGCCAGCAGCTCAAGCAACAGCCTGCGCCGTTCGCGGAGTCTGCTGCGCAGCACCTGAAGATGCTCCTCATGATAGCCGCCCTCCAGCCAGCGGGCTGCGGCCAGCTGTGACAAGGAGCTTGCGCCGTAATCGGTCTGCATCTTGATATCGGCCAGCCGCCGGACTACCGGCTCCGGGCCGACAATCCAGCCGATGCGCAGGCCGGGGCTGGCCGCCTTAGACAGTGTGCCCAGATGCAGCACCCGTCCCTCGCGATCCAGCGCCTTAAGCGGGGGCGGCGGCGGCGTATCCAGCCACAGCTCCTGATAGGCCCCGTCTTCGAGAATGGGCAGACCCAGGCTGCCCGTAATCTGCATGAGCTCGCTGCGCCGCTGCTCATTCATCAGAATCCCGGTGGGATTGTGGAATGAGGGGATGCTGTAGAGCATCGCCGCCCGGCTGCGGACAGCCTCGGCGGCAAGCTGCTCCGGGATCAGCCCGTGCCCGTCCATAGGCAATCCGCTGAATTTCACTCCGGCAGACTGGAAGGCATGAATGGAGTAGAGATAGGAGGGCTTCTCCAGCAGGATAGTCGAGCCCCGCGGCAGAAGCCCCAGTGCAATAAGCTGCAGCCCCTGCAGCGCCCCCGAGGTGATGAGGATGGAGGCCGGATCGGCAGTAATGCCGGTTGCCGCCAGCGTCCGGCTTACCGCAGCGCGCAGCCCCGGATTGCCGAGCGGCTCCTCATAGGACAGCGGCGGAAGCTTCTGCCGGGAGAGCCCGGCCAGCACCCGGTTTATTGCCGGGCCGGGCAGCAGCTCCGGGGCAGGCTCACCGGTGCCAAGCCGGATCAGCCCGGGCTCGTACTCCAGCCTGTTGATGTCCTGCACAGTCGGCAGATTAGGATAATAGCTGCCTTCCTCCACATAATCATTCCAGTTGCCGGCAGGCTGAGCCTCATCCTGATCCGGAACGGCTGCGGGGCCGGCAGGGGAACGGACTGCGGCTCGTCCGCCAGCGATTACAGTTCCGCCGCCCCGCCTTCCTTCAATCAGGCCCAGTGCAGCCAGCTGCCCCAGAGCCGTCACTACGGTGCTGCGGTTGACGCCAAGCCGGCGGGCCAGCTCGCGCTGCGGGGCGAGGCGCATGCCGGCAGGCCAGGCTCCGCTGCTGATCTTGCCCAGGAAGTAGGCCGAGATCTGGCTGTGCAGCGGCCGCGGTGAGGCAGGGTCAGGCGCCCAGGCTCCAAACGGCACGGAAGCGGACGCGTGCTCCTGTTTCTGCCGGAAAGAGGAAGATTCAGTGCCAGCAGGCGGATGCTCTGGCGGGAATTGTTGTGTCACAGGACCGGCTCCTCTTAATTGAAATATAAGACCTCTTCTTGCTATTGAACTTACGAATGTAACCTGGCGGATGCAACCGGCTTCTTTCCTAAAGTGTACCATGATTTACTTTGATTCTTTAAGCTTGGTTGGGAGTAAGGAAGGTCATTTGGATGGTTACGGCTGCTGCTGCAGCAGAGTACGATCAGTTAGTGCCGGCAAGGGAACAAATAATGCCTGCTGCCGGCGCCATTTCATGGCTTGGATAGAGGGGGAAATATAATGGCAGAAGCCATCGTGCATGGTATTATATTGGCCTTTGGGCTTATTTTGCCGCTGGGCGTGCAGAATATATTCGTATTCAATCAGGGGGCGCAGCATCCGAGGTTCCGCAGCGTACTGCCGGTTGTGTTAACGGCATCCTTATGTGACACCCTGCTTATCGGGGGGGCCGTGGGCGGTGTCTCGCTGGTGATTGTGTCCCTGGACTGGGTCACCCCGGTGATATACAGCGCAGGGATTCTGTTTCTTCTCTTCATGGGCTGGAGAATCTGGCGCTCTGCTCCGGCCACCGCCGAGGGGAAACGCCTGTCACCGAAAGGACAGATAGCCTACGCACTGTCGGTGTCGCTCCTCAATCCGCATGCACTGCTGGATACAGTGGGTGTTATCGGGACAAGCTCACTGCAATATGACTCAGCGGAGCGCTGGGTGTTTGCGGCAGCAACGGCGGCAGTCTCCTGGATCTGGTTTCTCAGTCTTGCCGCCGCCGGCCGGATACTTGGCAGGGTGGATTCAAGCGGCCGGATCATCCGGGGATTAAACAGCGTTTCAGCCCTGCTGGTCTGGGCGATCGCTGTGTATATGGGAGTTCAGCTGTGGAGGGTATTTTGAGCCTGTCAGGCCATATTCCGAAGCGTTTGGCAACCCGGTTGCCAAACTGTTCACGAAACTTCACACTTTCATTATTTATCTGAATCTAGTCTATTGACCAATGGAATGCCAACGCCTACTATTACAGATATAAACACAAAGTTCTAAATACTGGTATTATAAAGGTGGTGTTTCATTGGGGCCGACAGCCATGATTCGAGATCAGCTAGCGAACTATTTATCCCTACACGGGATGTCTATCAATCAATTTGCTATAAGATCCGGCATTAATTCCGGAACATTAAGCCGGATTATTAATGGCCATCAGCCGATTGCCATGAGCCATCTGGAATTAATTACTGCGGGAATGGGGGTGAGCGAGGATTATTTTTACAGCCTGTATGTAGATGAATGCTTCTTTCACTCGGCACCAACCTGGCGGCGGCTGCGCCCGTTCATTATCCGTTGTGCCGAGCTTGGGCGTATGGATTGTATCGAGCGTTTGGTACATAACCTGCTCGATAATCTCACCTATGTTCCTCTTCTGTTTGAAGTAGCCGAAGGGCTGTTCAGGCAGGGACACTTCCAGGCAGCTGCAGTGCTCTATGAGAATGTGAGCGCCAGCGAGAAATATCAGTATTCCGAAAGGCTGGCTACCTGCCAGTACCGCCTGTTCCGGATTGCGCTCGGGAATGACCAGAATACGAATCTGCGCGCGGCAACCTTGTTTGAGAGCTATATCCCGCGTCTGGATGAGGCGGAGCAATTGGATGCTTTGAAGGATCTGGCTAATGTATATAACTCACTTCACAGATGGAATAAAGTTGATGAGCTCGCCAGCGAGTTGCACCGGATTGCCTCTATTCAATACGAACTTCAATACTCGTTGCACCAGAACCGGAAAGTGTACAAGCAGTCATCAAGGCCGATTTATGGATATATCTTATATTCTTATCTCTTAAGGTCTTTAGTCTGCGAAGAGCAGGGGGATTATGCTGAGGCTCTAGAGCTTGTCAGTAAATATGCTGATGGCAGCTGGATTCGGGAACAAACGGATGAATCCAGACAGACAATTGCCCAGTTTCAAGAGTGGGCAATTGCGAATAATTACCTATACCGGATTCTGAATGGTTGTCATGATGTCTTAGCAGAATATGTGGAATATATTTCGGTTAGAGAAAGTGAGATCTTTACCGGAGTATTCAAAATTATTCAGGCTGCAAACGAATATGCCTGGGATATAGATGATATTCTGGAGCAATTCTCGGACTACCTGCCATTTCGGACATATTCTACGATTCTTGGCGACTACAATACGCAAGTAACAGCAGATCATTACGCACAGTTTCTTATAGAATTTGCTACCTATCTTCTAAATCATAAACGGAACGAAGGCATACAGGCTATATTGCAAAGCCTGGAATACTCTATCAAAATC encodes:
- a CDS encoding SDR family oxidoreductase — translated: MTLSLQGKVAIVTGSSRGIGRAVAGRLAEQGASVIINYSNSPKQAEEAVQAIQAAGGTAAALQADISKPAQIEQLFKDTKALYGKIDIVVNNAGIMLNSLIGEATEEQFDKQFAINVKGTYFSCQQAFFHLEQGGRIINFSTSVVGLMFPAYSIYAGTKGAVEQFTRQLAKEFGSKGITINAVAPGPVATDLFLEGKSEAVLEGLKKTNAFGRLGEPEDIAGAVSFLAGTDSGWITGQTIRINGGFI
- a CDS encoding TetR family transcriptional regulator, translating into MNKSGPFLSKTEILNAAEQTLRRYGPDKASVTDVAKLLGVSHGTLYRHFPSKAALREAVTERWLEEKIVAPLSETAGTVPENALEHLGKYLAELSELKYQYAAQDSEMFKMYAAVTEESAGLIEAHIGRILDQISMIINRGIEQQQITGNTDAAILARSVFYATARFHHPAHAYEWRSPEIRQQFRQLWTLLEQGLSPR
- a CDS encoding PLP-dependent aminotransferase family protein encodes the protein MPFGAWAPDPASPRPLHSQISAYFLGKISSGAWPAGMRLAPQRELARRLGVNRSTVVTALGQLAALGLIEGRRGGGTVIAGGRAAVRSPAGPAAVPDQDEAQPAGNWNDYVEEGSYYPNLPTVQDINRLEYEPGLIRLGTGEPAPELLPGPAINRVLAGLSRQKLPPLSYEEPLGNPGLRAAVSRTLAATGITADPASILITSGALQGLQLIALGLLPRGSTILLEKPSYLYSIHAFQSAGVKFSGLPMDGHGLIPEQLAAEAVRSRAAMLYSIPSFHNPTGILMNEQRRSELMQITGSLGLPILEDGAYQELWLDTPPPPPLKALDREGRVLHLGTLSKAASPGLRIGWIVGPEPVVRRLADIKMQTDYGASSLSQLAAARWLEGGYHEEHLQVLRSRLRERRRLLLELLAVHCTGLASWNIPAGGFYIWLTLHRPAAPRKLFTAALQAGLLLNTGDLYDRSDARHLRLSYAYASPAELERGIALLAELIR
- a CDS encoding LysE/ArgO family amino acid transporter → MAEAIVHGIILAFGLILPLGVQNIFVFNQGAQHPRFRSVLPVVLTASLCDTLLIGGAVGGVSLVIVSLDWVTPVIYSAGILFLLFMGWRIWRSAPATAEGKRLSPKGQIAYALSVSLLNPHALLDTVGVIGTSSLQYDSAERWVFAAATAAVSWIWFLSLAAAGRILGRVDSSGRIIRGLNSVSALLVWAIAVYMGVQLWRVF
- a CDS encoding helix-turn-helix transcriptional regulator; protein product: MIRDQLANYLSLHGMSINQFAIRSGINSGTLSRIINGHQPIAMSHLELITAGMGVSEDYFYSLYVDECFFHSAPTWRRLRPFIIRCAELGRMDCIERLVHNLLDNLTYVPLLFEVAEGLFRQGHFQAAAVLYENVSASEKYQYSERLATCQYRLFRIALGNDQNTNLRAATLFESYIPRLDEAEQLDALKDLANVYNSLHRWNKVDELASELHRIASIQYELQYSLHQNRKVYKQSSRPIYGYILYSYLLRSLVCEEQGDYAEALELVSKYADGSWIREQTDESRQTIAQFQEWAIANNYLYRILNGCHDVLAEYVEYISVRESEIFTGVFKIIQAANEYAWDIDDILEQFSDYLPFRTYSTILGDYNTQVTADHYAQFLIEFATYLLNHKRNEGIQAILQSLEYSIKINSEGKVIKCIDLFEQHRDKANNEQKQQYKNSISEGRSHYEKKRDIISSYV